Proteins encoded together in one Triticum dicoccoides isolate Atlit2015 ecotype Zavitan chromosome 7B, WEW_v2.0, whole genome shotgun sequence window:
- the LOC119340840 gene encoding uncharacterized protein LOC119340840 isoform X1: protein MAAASSSSSSSSPSSSSSSSTSSPSSSDPDYKVTTSDLDDDAAGVELPSSDEEFLSVLRTQGHVDAVCKKYGISEDQYTALPAGDLRASSSPPHGAVCVYAHALEAGMRVPLHPFFVDALNHFGLAPTQLAPNGWRIMAGFVVLCHSAGVSPSLAVFRRFFMLSTLPHSHKQKKGWYYFHPRSRDRSGLRFTGLPESIKDWKRGFFFLCSPTAWPCPVEWGRPSKSSLVDPVLSTEDEASAAKLLRAQGASFIDLRKYLCRSNLANAGISPLSAPARAPSSPQLPAPEPSSPQPSSPEPPPSYTCTATEFKVMDPAVYGMMKSMLAAKAAVAQTPASANKVKIEPGGDATRSSPLRGKKRNLDEAGGSDGPPCVLPNTPPTADDSSAPTGICSPTEAFSRSSRKMQHIPSGHDGDSTDWVAARERLRGVVPPQQERVFAATEPSDIVASSYIAILQYLSVDGNDACVQAANYASFSLAYALELEQRLVARDAEVAALRTQLEKSEDKLAAAEAEAEMMKAELAVRRRAQDALDG, encoded by the exons ATGGCGGCTGCTTCTtcttcgtcgtcctcctcctctccatcctcttcctcctcctcctccacgtcCTCTCCGTCCTCCTCCGACCCGGACTACAAGGTCACCACCTCCGACCTCGACGACGACGCCGCCGGCGTCGAGCTCCCGTCGTCGGACGAGGAATTCCTCTCCGTCTTGCGCACGCAGGGCCACGTCGACGCGGTGTGCAAGAAATACGGCATCTCCGAGGACCAGTACACCGCCCTCCCCGCAGGCGACCTGCGCGCCAGCTCGTCCCCGCCGCACGGCGCCGTCTGCGTGTACGCGCACGCGCTGGAGGCCGGGATGCGCGTCCCCCTGCACCCCTTCTTCGTCGACGCGCTCAACCACTTCGGCCTCGCGCCCACGCAGCTCGCGCCCAACGGGTGGCGCATCATGGCGGGATTCGTTGTCCTCTGCCACTCCGCCGGCGTGTCGCCGTCCCTCGCGGTGTTCCGGCGGTTCTTCATGCTGTCCACCCTCCCCCACAGCCACAAGCAGAAAAAAGGCTGGTACTACTTCCATCCCAGATCGAGGGACAGATCCGGCTTGCGCTTCACGGGGTTGCCGGAGTCCATCAAGGATTGGAAGCGTGGGTTCTTCTTCCTCTGTTCGCCGACCGCGTGGCCTTGTCCTGTGGAGTGGGGCAGGCCGTCCAAGAGCTCTCTCGTGGACCCCGTGCTCTCCACCGAAGATGAGGCATCGGCGGCCAAGTTGCTACGTGCTCAGGGAGCCTCCTTCATTGATCTTAGGAAGTATCTTTGCCGCAGCAATCTTGCCAACGCCGGGATATCTCCCTTatcggcaccggcacgggcgccgtCATCACCGCAGCTCCCGGCACCGGAGCCGTCGTCACCGCAGCCGtcgtcaccggagccgccgccttCTTATACTTGTACCGCCACCGAGTTCAAAGTGATGGATCCCGCAGTGTACGGCATGATGAAATCCATGCTAGCAGCGAAGGCGGCGGTTGCACAAACACCGGCATCGGCGAACAAGGTGAAAATCGAGCCGGGCGGAGATGCGACGAGATCGTCACCATTGCGTGGGAAGAAGAGGAATCTGGACGAAGCAGGCGGCAGCGACGGCCCACCATGTGTGCTGCCAAACACTCCGCCTACCGCCGATGACAGCTCGGCGCCCACCGGAATTTGTTCCCCAACCGAAGCCTTCTCCCGGAGCAGCCGGAAGATGCAGCATATTCCCAGCGGACACGACGGCGACAGCACCGACTGGGTCGCCGCGAGGGAGAGGCTGCGGGGCGTCGTCCCGCCGCAGCAGGAGCGCGTGTTTGCGGCGACCGAGCCCTCCGACATCGTCGCGTCCAGCTACATCGCCATTCTTCAG TATTTGTCTGTGGACGGCAACGACGCTTGCGTGCAGGCTGCAAACTACGCGTCCTTCTCCTTGGCCTACGCGCTGGAGCTGGAGCAGCGGCTGGTTGCGCGGgacgcggaggtcgccgcactgcggACGCAGCTGGAGAAGTCGGAGGACAAGCtcgccgcggcggaggcggaggcggagatgATGAAGGCCGAGCTCGCCGTGCGGCGGCGCGCGCAGGACGCGCTGGATGGCTAG
- the LOC119340840 gene encoding uncharacterized protein LOC119340840 isoform X2, translating to MAAASSSSSSSSPSSSSSSSTSSPSSSDPDYKVTTSDLDDDAAGVELPSSDEEFLSVLRTQGHVDAVCKKYGISEDQYTALPAGDLRASSSPPHGAVCVYAHALEAGMRVPLHPFFVDALNHFGLAPTQLAPNGWRIMAGFVVLCHSAGVSPSLAVFRRFFMLSTLPHSHKQKKGWYYFHPRSRDRSGLRFTGLPESIKDWKRGFFFLCSPTAWPCPVEWGRPSKSSLVDPVLSTEDEASAAKLLRAQGASFIDLRKYLCRSNLANAGISPLSAPARAPSSPQLPAPEPSSPQPSSPEPPPSYTCTATEFKVMDPAVYGMMKSMLAAKAAVAQTPASANKVKIEPGGDATRSSPLRGKKRNLDEAGGSDGPPCVLPNTPPTADDSSAPTGICSPTEAFSRSSRKMQHIPSGHDGDSTDWVAARERLRGVVPPQQERVFAATEPSDIVASSYIAILQAANYASFSLAYALELEQRLVARDAEVAALRTQLEKSEDKLAAAEAEAEMMKAELAVRRRAQDALDG from the exons ATGGCGGCTGCTTCTtcttcgtcgtcctcctcctctccatcctcttcctcctcctcctccacgtcCTCTCCGTCCTCCTCCGACCCGGACTACAAGGTCACCACCTCCGACCTCGACGACGACGCCGCCGGCGTCGAGCTCCCGTCGTCGGACGAGGAATTCCTCTCCGTCTTGCGCACGCAGGGCCACGTCGACGCGGTGTGCAAGAAATACGGCATCTCCGAGGACCAGTACACCGCCCTCCCCGCAGGCGACCTGCGCGCCAGCTCGTCCCCGCCGCACGGCGCCGTCTGCGTGTACGCGCACGCGCTGGAGGCCGGGATGCGCGTCCCCCTGCACCCCTTCTTCGTCGACGCGCTCAACCACTTCGGCCTCGCGCCCACGCAGCTCGCGCCCAACGGGTGGCGCATCATGGCGGGATTCGTTGTCCTCTGCCACTCCGCCGGCGTGTCGCCGTCCCTCGCGGTGTTCCGGCGGTTCTTCATGCTGTCCACCCTCCCCCACAGCCACAAGCAGAAAAAAGGCTGGTACTACTTCCATCCCAGATCGAGGGACAGATCCGGCTTGCGCTTCACGGGGTTGCCGGAGTCCATCAAGGATTGGAAGCGTGGGTTCTTCTTCCTCTGTTCGCCGACCGCGTGGCCTTGTCCTGTGGAGTGGGGCAGGCCGTCCAAGAGCTCTCTCGTGGACCCCGTGCTCTCCACCGAAGATGAGGCATCGGCGGCCAAGTTGCTACGTGCTCAGGGAGCCTCCTTCATTGATCTTAGGAAGTATCTTTGCCGCAGCAATCTTGCCAACGCCGGGATATCTCCCTTatcggcaccggcacgggcgccgtCATCACCGCAGCTCCCGGCACCGGAGCCGTCGTCACCGCAGCCGtcgtcaccggagccgccgccttCTTATACTTGTACCGCCACCGAGTTCAAAGTGATGGATCCCGCAGTGTACGGCATGATGAAATCCATGCTAGCAGCGAAGGCGGCGGTTGCACAAACACCGGCATCGGCGAACAAGGTGAAAATCGAGCCGGGCGGAGATGCGACGAGATCGTCACCATTGCGTGGGAAGAAGAGGAATCTGGACGAAGCAGGCGGCAGCGACGGCCCACCATGTGTGCTGCCAAACACTCCGCCTACCGCCGATGACAGCTCGGCGCCCACCGGAATTTGTTCCCCAACCGAAGCCTTCTCCCGGAGCAGCCGGAAGATGCAGCATATTCCCAGCGGACACGACGGCGACAGCACCGACTGGGTCGCCGCGAGGGAGAGGCTGCGGGGCGTCGTCCCGCCGCAGCAGGAGCGCGTGTTTGCGGCGACCGAGCCCTCCGACATCGTCGCGTCCAGCTACATCGCCATTCTTCAG GCTGCAAACTACGCGTCCTTCTCCTTGGCCTACGCGCTGGAGCTGGAGCAGCGGCTGGTTGCGCGGgacgcggaggtcgccgcactgcggACGCAGCTGGAGAAGTCGGAGGACAAGCtcgccgcggcggaggcggaggcggagatgATGAAGGCCGAGCTCGCCGTGCGGCGGCGCGCGCAGGACGCGCTGGATGGCTAG